In Desulfomonile tiedjei DSM 6799, a genomic segment contains:
- the rsmA gene encoding 16S rRNA (adenine(1518)-N(6)/adenine(1519)-N(6))-dimethyltransferase RsmA, with product MSTPVNVKKTFREKGLTPKKWMGQNLLVDKLYLSKIVQAARVNPGESIVEIGAGLGVLTEALLARGAKVWALEVDSGFYKVLQEKFEGNPDVELIHADALKYDFRSLAQRIGVLRVVANLPYNISSRLLFRFHEHRNLFASLHILLQKEVAERLVSDPGTKDYGVLTVLLGTSASIEILFDIPGKAFYPAPDVVSSFVKVEFPEHAPVPVRDPQLLNILTKASFTGRRKTLRNTLRNPALFGISMDEVVDAASDAAIDLNRRGETLSPAEFGRFADALVKRRESRTASEK from the coding sequence ATGTCAACGCCTGTGAACGTCAAAAAGACTTTCAGGGAAAAAGGGCTCACGCCAAAGAAATGGATGGGCCAGAATCTCCTCGTGGACAAGCTCTACCTGTCGAAGATCGTTCAGGCTGCACGAGTCAATCCAGGTGAATCGATTGTTGAAATAGGAGCAGGACTGGGAGTATTGACCGAAGCGCTCCTTGCCCGCGGAGCAAAGGTGTGGGCTCTGGAAGTGGATTCCGGTTTCTATAAAGTGCTCCAGGAGAAATTTGAAGGTAATCCGGATGTGGAACTCATCCATGCGGATGCGCTCAAATACGATTTTAGATCTCTGGCCCAGAGAATCGGGGTGCTCAGAGTAGTGGCGAACCTTCCGTATAATATTTCGAGTCGACTCCTCTTTCGATTTCACGAGCACAGAAACCTCTTTGCTTCCCTTCACATTCTCCTGCAAAAGGAAGTTGCGGAACGGCTCGTATCCGACCCTGGAACCAAGGATTACGGCGTTCTGACGGTGCTCCTCGGGACAAGCGCCAGCATCGAGATACTCTTCGATATTCCCGGCAAAGCATTCTACCCGGCTCCGGATGTAGTTTCATCCTTTGTCAAAGTGGAATTTCCCGAGCATGCCCCCGTGCCGGTTCGGGACCCGCAGCTTTTGAACATCCTGACAAAGGCCTCCTTTACCGGACGGCGCAAGACATTGAGGAACACGTTACGGAATCCGGCTCTTTTCGGGATCTCCATGGACGAAGTGGTCGATGCTGCAAGTGATGCTGCGATAGACCTGAACCGGAGAGGAGAAACCTTGTCTCCAGCCGAATTCGGCCGTTTCGCGGATGCTCTCGTCAAAAGGCGAGAAAGCAGGACAGCCAGTGAAAAATAA
- a CDS encoding MBL fold metallo-hydrolase, giving the protein MSIKVRNNLWQVGGMELTDPSDAGIFLVRFGDKAALIDAGSGRGHSKLRKNIAECLESNAQIEYLLLTHCHFDHAGGAKAIRDEYGCKIVAHELDAIYLQTGDNHVTGAAWYGACLEPLTVDIRLQDQESTLSIGNGTVTAIHCPGHSPGSVAYTTEIDGQLILFGQDIHGPLHSELLSNEEQYVNSLTRLLRLQADVLLESHFGVIEPKEEVRAFIEYWRSPLGVSNYAILYAPDDWETRQKEAFPDLEKKDK; this is encoded by the coding sequence TTGAGCATAAAAGTCAGGAATAATCTCTGGCAAGTGGGCGGAATGGAGTTGACCGATCCATCGGATGCGGGCATCTTCCTCGTGCGCTTCGGCGATAAAGCAGCCCTCATTGATGCCGGAAGCGGTCGAGGTCACTCGAAATTACGAAAGAACATTGCGGAATGCCTCGAATCGAATGCTCAAATAGAATACCTTCTCCTGACTCATTGCCACTTCGATCATGCCGGCGGAGCTAAGGCCATAAGAGACGAATATGGCTGCAAAATCGTAGCTCATGAATTGGATGCGATATATCTGCAAACAGGAGATAACCATGTGACCGGCGCTGCCTGGTATGGAGCCTGCCTGGAACCACTTACCGTTGACATCAGATTGCAGGATCAAGAATCAACCCTTTCCATCGGCAACGGTACAGTGACGGCGATTCATTGCCCCGGTCACTCTCCGGGTTCGGTTGCGTATACGACTGAAATTGACGGTCAGCTTATTCTTTTCGGGCAGGATATCCACGGTCCGCTCCATTCGGAGTTACTCTCCAATGAAGAGCAGTACGTGAATTCATTGACAAGGCTCTTGCGCTTGCAGGCCGATGTTCTTCTCGAAAGCCATTTCGGAGTCATCGAGCCGAAAGAAGAGGTGCGAGCATTCATCGAATATTGGAGATCTCCTCTGGGAGTTTCCAATTATGCCATCTTGTACGCACCTGATGATTGGGAAACAAGGCAAAAAGAGGCATTTCCCGATCTCGAAAAGAAAGATAAGTGA
- a CDS encoding MBL fold metallo-hydrolase translates to MPIKIKDNLWQVGGRGLTDPSDAAVYLVLFDDKAALIDAGSGRDHSQLTKNIAGCLGSNGQLEYLLLTHCHFDHTGGAEAVRDEYGCKIVAHELDAVYMESGDNRVTGAARHKAHFKPFSIDIKLQGEESTLSIGNGTVTAIHCPGHSPGSVVYTTYLDGQLILFGQDLAGPLHSELLSDEEKYLASLERVANLNADLLLEGHFGIIEPRREVDEFIQNCITPAPQPCRC, encoded by the coding sequence GTGCCCATAAAAATCAAGGATAATCTGTGGCAAGTGGGCGGACGAGGGCTGACCGATCCCTCCGACGCCGCGGTCTACCTCGTGCTCTTTGACGACAAAGCAGCCCTTATCGATGCCGGAAGCGGACGAGATCATTCGCAGCTCACTAAAAACATCGCTGGATGCTTGGGATCGAATGGGCAACTCGAATACCTCCTGCTGACGCATTGCCATTTCGATCATACTGGTGGGGCTGAAGCCGTAAGAGATGAATATGGTTGCAAAATCGTGGCTCATGAGTTGGATGCGGTTTATATGGAATCCGGCGATAACCGTGTAACCGGAGCAGCTCGGCACAAGGCGCACTTCAAACCGTTCTCCATCGACATCAAATTGCAGGGAGAAGAATCGACTCTGTCTATCGGTAATGGTACTGTTACAGCCATCCATTGCCCGGGTCACTCTCCGGGTTCGGTCGTGTACACAACGTACCTTGACGGTCAGCTCATTCTTTTCGGGCAAGACCTCGCCGGTCCGCTCCATTCGGAACTGCTGTCCGATGAAGAAAAGTACCTGGCTTCACTGGAAAGAGTGGCAAACTTGAATGCCGATCTTCTTCTCGAGGGCCATTTCGGTATTATCGAGCCAAGGCGAGAGGTTGACGAATTCATTCAGAATTGTATTACCCCGGCTCCGCAACCATGTCGCTGTTGA
- a CDS encoding (4Fe-4S)-binding protein, whose amino-acid sequence MAKITKKIKTIKIDADKCNGCRACEIICSAYHATPKYSSINPARARIQVISHRLKNIWLPVFAGEYAPAECMGRDKYLIDGKEYDECSFCRASCPSRDFFKEPDSGLPLKCDMCESDPALEKPKCVEKCLNNVLIYEEREEEVEEEVKLEDVEIGIEAMINKYGLDKVMDTVSRISLSKKD is encoded by the coding sequence ATGGCGAAAATAACGAAGAAAATTAAGACCATCAAGATTGATGCTGATAAATGCAACGGCTGCCGTGCATGTGAGATCATTTGCTCCGCGTATCACGCCACACCGAAATACAGCAGCATTAATCCGGCAAGGGCTCGTATTCAGGTGATCAGTCATCGACTAAAAAATATCTGGCTTCCGGTATTCGCAGGTGAGTATGCTCCGGCCGAATGCATGGGCAGAGACAAATACCTGATTGACGGAAAAGAATACGATGAGTGTTCCTTTTGCAGGGCTTCCTGTCCTTCCAGGGATTTTTTCAAGGAACCCGATTCAGGTCTCCCTCTGAAATGCGACATGTGTGAAAGCGATCCCGCTCTGGAAAAACCGAAGTGTGTTGAGAAGTGCCTCAATAATGTCCTGATCTACGAAGAGAGAGAAGAGGAAGTGGAAGAAGAAGTGAAGCTGGAGGACGTAGAGATAGGAATTGAGGCCATGATCAACAAATACGGATTGGACAAGGTCATGGATACTGTTTCCCGGATTTCTCTCTCAAAGAAAGACTGA